The Corvus cornix cornix isolate S_Up_H32 chromosome 6, ASM73873v5, whole genome shotgun sequence genome includes the window CCAGGCAGGAAATCCCTTTTGCCACACCTTTCTGATTTACACCAATGCTTGATACACACCACATGtgtcttctccttccttcaccCACATTTATAATGGTCCTGTTCCATATTTAAGTGATGAAAAGTTAAGACCTGTGGTTACAACTTCTATGAAAAGCTTCATTTTGAAGGCTGCtacatttcaattttattgccatgagaaaaactgaaaaaaaaaaagccaaaatatttcagtcctTCCTTAACATGGAAGCTGTTGTGAAGACATTTAATAAGTAAGTTCTCTCCTGCAAGCTGTTGAAATATGGAAGGTGGGGAAATTTATTCTTACAAACGTTTTGTATAAGTCCCATCCACAATTTTATGCACCACACTTAATTTCTACTGTACAAGGTGTCTGTGGCAAGTTTGGtcagcattttttcctcaagtgCATCTCAGCAGGCAGAACTTGAAACAAACCTTTCGACTGAGATTTgtcacaagaagaaaaacaaggaataacATCAGGATTGCCCCAGCTAGGAGACCAAGTGAAAGATGGAGCACAAAAACTTACCCACCTGCCTGTGTGTGGGAATAGAGGGACATTCATCTCAGAGCGATCAGATGTTATGTGGGGAAACAGCGGGAGTGAGAGCCATCAGAAAACTGGCAAATGCATCTGCTTTTTCCATTCAGGACTGTGCTGCTGACTAGATCTCTGCAAAATTTCCTCTGTTCCACAGACCTGCCCAGTGGGATCTGTCTGGCATTATTTGGCCTTCACAGTTACTTATGGAAAAATCTTAAGCTAATTTTTTAAGTCGTTGagtaagggggaaaaaaaaaaaagcttgtttctttaaaaaaagaaacaaagcaagagagaaaaatcaataaattcTTGCATGTGGACATGGTATTCTGCTTCATAAAAGAAATGCCTTAGGACGGAGATGTGGCCCTAATTCTTCTACGCAGTTTCTTTGTGTGAATTATGGGCCGCGAAAGGTGAAAGCCTTTTGTGCACTGAGGTCCGATGGGGAGAAGGGCAGACGGCGAAGAGGGGAGCAGCGGAAAGGCAGGGGCCAAGAGGTGACTTTGGAAAGAGCTCGGATGGCCGAGCGGTCCGGAGGGGGAGCAGCCCCGACCGGGCACCGGCACGCGGCGACCGACCGTCACCAAGCCGGGAGGGGCAGCGGGGAGCCCAAGGGGCTGCGGCGGGCACAGAAAGCGCACAACGGCGAGGTCCGTGGGGCAAGGCAGGGCTCCCGAGAGCCGCGGGAGAAGCGCGGGACAAGGCGTGCACAGAGTTCCCGGGGCTCCGATGCCCGGCCCCCGCCTGGAGCCGCGGCAAAGTCTCCTCTGCGGGCGGTGCTGCCCACTCGGGGGCAAAGGGAGAGGACGCAGCGGGGCGGGGGAATATGCAAAGTCCCGCTCCCCAGTGCTGGTCTTTTGTTCCCGAGGGCCGACACCCGCCGAATCCGCCGGCAATGGGGCGGGCGAGCTCCGCCGAGCTCCTCGGCTCCCCTCTCTCGGGAAAGAAAGGGTACGGGAATTCTCTCCCGCCCGGTGCCCGGCGGCGGCGTGCCCGGGCGCCGCACGGCCCCGCCGGGCTCGGGGAGAGCGGGGCAGGCGGAGCGGGACCGCCCggctcccgcagcccccgctgcagcgcccgcccccgccccggccccggggctcACCATCCTCGTAGTTCTTGAGGTAGTAgtcggggccgggcccgccgcgGCTCTTGGCCGGGTTCTTCACGTTGTGGAACTGCAGAAAGTCCGTCCTCTTGCCCGCGAAGCGCAGGAAGGCGGGGGCCAGGCCCCGCGCCAGGGTCACCAGACGCCGGGaactggggagaggagagagagggcTGAGGAAGCCGTGGGCCGGGCCCTCGCTTCCCCAGTACCGCCAACGACCGGGGACCGCGGGCTCGAGGACCCGCCGTTGCCTGGCGGGCCCCGCTGCCCCGCCGGGGCTGTGCGACGCGGTACCACCGGCTGCGGGGCTCTGCGCGGCCGAGCGCGCGGCCCCGGAGCGGGCagccgccccgcccgccggtGGTGGCCCGGAGGCCGGCGGGCCCGGCTCCCCCCCGTCCCGCCGGCGCCCCCCGGACAAGTGCAGCGGCGTCCAGGAGGCAGAGGCGCTCAGCGCCACGCGGGACCGTGCCGCGGGCCGAGCCGCCGGGGAGGGGAGAAAAGCGGGGAGGGGAGAAAAGCGGGAGCCGTCCCGGCTCCGCTTCGCTCGCGCCTTCCCGCATCCTCGCCCcgctccttcctctgctgccgAAAGGACCCTCGGAGCGGGCGTGCGGAGGAGACCCGCTCTCCCTCCCCGACTTACCCAGCAGGGAGAAGGCTTTCTGGCCGTCCCAGCGCCTCCAGGCCGCGGCCGCTCCGCACCGCCGGTGGAGCCCAGCGCAGCTGCAGCCCGGCTCTGCCCCCCGCGCGGGGCTGGAAGTCCGGGGAGCGGAGGGCTCAGAAGACCTGGCCGACACCCGCTCTCTGCCCGTCGGGACCCGGGGAAGGCTCGGCTCGGCTAGGCAGGCGGCCCCgttcctgctgctggtttttgtttgattttgattttgatttttcccctgtgctgcctcGGCCCCGTGTTGTGCTTTTGCAGAGGAGCGGTTGCTGGAGCGAGGGGAGCACGACATTTTTGCAGTCATAACTGATAAGTCTCCGAAATGCTTTCTCCATTGCAAACATGTGCATCTTAATGGAAACCATGGCCTCGCTCCCTCCGTTCACAACAAGCGCCGCCAGCAGCGCGGAGCCCGGCAGGGCtgggcggcggggccgccggggcGCCCCGCGGGCGGCGTGGGGAGGGCGCCGGGGGGCTCCTGCCTTACCTTAAGAAATCGAGCCAGCCATCATGAATGATGGAGGggtccagctgcagggagaggaaattCTCACTGATTATCCTGACAGGGCTCTTGGTGTTGACATCAAGGAGAATGAGAGTTCTTCCCTTCACACCTGGAGGTTTCTCCACCGGCAGTGctctcctgtccccagcctgggagGGCAGCGAGAAGGTGGCCATGAGGGCCAGCCCAGGTGCCATCAGGGCTAAGAGCCCCggggggcaggagctgggacagggcatGCCGGAGAGCAGGAAACCCCTAATTAACTCGCTGTCTGCAGGGGCTCGCTGGTGGCTAATTGTCCTTATCTAAAGTGTGGGGCGCTCTGCCtttttttgcaatgttttgGTGTTGGTGGAGGGGAACTCACGCCCCTGACCAGCCTTTCTCGCAGCCGGTGCCAAGACTCCTTGCAGCCAGCACCGCCCCTTTAAGAGATGCAGGCTCCAgacatttttaactttttgaaGGTAAGGGGAGGCTCCTGGTTTAACCCCCTCGGCTCGGGGCCCGCCGCCCTGCCGCAGCCCCGCCAACACCGAGCTTTCGCTTCGCGCCGGCTCCGGCGAACGTTTTCGGCGGCGGGAGCCCCAGCACCACGCAAAACCGGGACGGAATCGGGACACCGAGACACCAGGGACCTCGGGACGGGGGCTGGAGCGTGGGGACCGGCCAGTACGGTCCGGCATGGTCGCCGGCTGCAGGAGCGACAGAGACGGTAAGGCAGGGAGGACGGCCCTGGGGTGCCCGGTGGGGGAAAGGGGGGGTAGGGGGGTAATCACCCCGAAAAATACTCCAAACACTGCCTGCGGGAAGAGTTAGCTCCAAACCGCGCCGGGACCCGCGGTGCTGGGCGAGGCCCTCGGGGCTGAGCGCTGGAGGCTCCCTGGGACCCGACGGGcgcagcggggctgggggccGTCAGCACCCCGGAGCCCCGACGCGGCACGCTCGGTGCGCCCTGCCGAAGCTGGGGCTCGGCCGGTCCTCGCACGAAGGCCGTCGAGCACAGCAGGGAACCGAGCCGCTGGTCGCTCTTTCCCGCCTTCCTCCGGCCCCATTGGTGTCCGACCACcaacagggaaaggagaggggaggcagcagcaatgCCTGGTGTGCAAACGTCCTCATCGGGGATGGAAGGGACAGCGCGGTTTGATGGCATCGACGACGACCCTCGTGCCGGGGCAAGCCCTTGGTCGCTGCCTCCAGGACGGACCGGGACAGGACGGACCGGGCTCGGCGCACTGCAGAAGTGCAGGCGGCTGCGGTTGTCAGCTCTGGGCGCAAGGTCGTGGCACCGGGCCGGGGATTGGTGGCGGCTGCCGACAATCCCGGGAGCCTCAGGGCATATCCATCCGAATCGGACATCCTTTCCGTCAGCAGCCGCTTCCCGGGCAAGCCCCGAATCCCCGCTAGCAGTCTGCGACTTCTGGGGCACGTAACCCTTACCTGGGCCCGGCCGCCGTGACCCGGGCCATGCTGGCCCCGGTGCCGCTGCCGGCCCGGCGACGGAGGGCTGACGGCCGGAGGGCTGAGCCGGGCCAGGTGCGGTCCGTCggggccccgcagccccggggaTGGGGCGCCCGCAGCACCATCTGCTGGTGAGGggcccggcgcggcgggggAGCCGGCACCCACCTGCGGACACCCTTCGCACGCGGTCGGGAGGCGCCGGGGCTGCGGGCAGCAGCGCGGCTTCGGCATCAAAGCACAAATCTCGCCGCAAGAGCGGACCGGGCGCCGGGGGACCAGCCAGCCGCCCTCGGGGAAGCCGGCGGGCCAGGTACGAGCGGCCCGGGCAGCCGGATCAGGGGCACTCCGAGCGCACGGGCATCCCGCTGTTCCCGACAGGGCTCCCCGCCCTCGGGAACCGCCTCCAGCTTCTCCCGGTGTCTGTGCGGAGCTACTTGCCGCGTCCCGATCGCCCCAGTCAGGGCCCGAGaggcggcgggagcggccccggTGACCCGGCGGCGAGTCCCGGAGCTCGCTGCGCCCGGCGGAGCCCCGCACAGACGGGAAGCACTCGGGCCTGGGCCCCTGGGGAAGTCCGCGGGTAGCGCTGTCTCCCGTGGAAATCTCCACTCCCCTTGTCTCTCTGGCCCACGAAACGCTCCTAGAGAAGAGGGGCAGCCACCCCTGCCAGTCCCAGGTCACTCAGGCAGGGGCTGCGGCGGTACGGGGCCGCTATGGTAACGCGTGGGGAAGGATGAAACATACCTCTGGCTCTGGTAGGGGTGAGCAGGGAATACACAAACGAGGATTTGTCGTGAAACCATCCCGCTAAAGCGGAGAGCAGGGCTCAAGCCGCGCCTGGGAAGAGGCTGCCGAGCGCAGCGCAGCGCAGCGCAGGCTGACCCAGAGCAGCAAAAGGGTGCCCGGGGCAGCGGGCTCTGAGCTCTGGAATAAGTAAGAGGAGCCGGGGAAAAGAGCTGTGCAATTTCGGCTGTGCAAAGCCCTGGCATCCCGGGACAGGAAGAAGGCAATTTAAGCCTGGAAATTTGTGTTCGGCTGCAAACACTTCTGCCGCGGTTTGCAATAGCACTTAAAATTGACCCAGGACCTAAAGCCTCTGCTTCAGAAGCGCAGTTTTTTGGGTCATCTCCAAATGAAGAACACGAGTTTTTGAATTATCTCGgttttgttaaataattttttttctacgTTATCAGAGATGTGAGCAAGGCTTCAGGGGTATTTGCTGTGCTTGCAGGCCGAAATTTTGTATTGTGCCTCCCGCCAAAGATGGTtctattttcaaacaaaactcCAGTGTGTTCTGTagtaaaaggggaaaaaaaaccccaaacaaaacctaaacaaaTTATCCAGTTTAACCtcctttatatatattttttccttacaaacACACTATTTCGGaagagaaatgtgtttattCTGAAACGTTCCCCACAATTAGTCTCTGCTTTGAACGCAAACTCCGGATGCAGTGAAGTCACTTATCTGCGGAGATATCACCAACAACATTagacagcagggaaagaggcaaaaaaacTCCCAGATGCCGGAGTCGCCTTCCAGATTCTGGGAAGACGACGCtaaaggaaatattaatttacCTGTCCGAGCTTTCCAAACCAACACCGGGAGCCTGCCCCAATCCTGCGCCCTCGGAAATACAATTGCACCCCACTTTGCGTCTGACTCCAGCAGCGGCAAgttaaatctaaaaataaagtggtttgggctttttgtttgttggtcTGTTTTTCAATAAATTGTAGGATTGCTATAAAAACCATTTAAACgctaaaaaatatttggttatCTGCGAGCGCTGGGGCAGCAGCGGAGGTGCGGGGAGTCCCGGGCCCCGAGCGCTGCGAGTCCCGGGAGCCGCCGCTGCCGTCCGGCGCAGCTCGGGGGATGGCCCAGGAGACTGCAAAGGGGGGGCCACGGccacctcctccccagccacGCACGCCAGATAGGAGATATCTCAATTTACACCAGCTGCGACCCTGGCTCGATGTCCGCAAGGGCGGCGAAGCGATGGTCCTTGCCTGAATTATGATAATTACTTTAGAAAGCCTGACTCACATAAAAAGTATCTATAAAGATTTACTCGCGGTTTTGTCAATTTCGAAATAGGTTTCTCCGTTTTCCATCCTCTCTAAACTTGCTGCTTTTAATCTCCAAAACAGtcattggaaaagaaaactgggGGAGGAGAAGCATTTCTATAAAGAGCTTAACCAAagtacattaaatattttcccaaCATCACCAAATAAACAACAATCCTCCAGCTCCCTATAAACTATTTAAAGCATACCATATCATCTCTTCTACTCTTGCCAATGtactttccttttaatttataAGCTGATTAGAGCAGGGGCCTGTCTTTTTGTAtatatttgcaaaatgtttgGCACCCTTTCAGTCAGTTGCAATTCACAAACACTTAAAACTGCATTTAACTTCATTATTATAGGTAGTCACTTCgatttctcctctcttttgtAGAGCTACTGCCTGAGAAAGTGCTTCTTGTAAATGGTCTGAGCAGTTGTTGAAGGTTTTCAGCAGAGGAAACCtctttagatgaaaaaaaaaaaaaaaaaaaagaagagaataaaaagcgCAACGGAAATCTAAACTCAGATCTCAGGCTGTGCAAATCGGCCCAAAAGAAAATGGGGGAAATCTCCTTAGGAGGAACATTTTTAGTTcactaaaaaataaactttgctCATAAATGATGAAAGTTATTATCATCAGAGGATGTCCTGTACCAAACAAACCTCCATTAGGCTGGGAAGGATAAAACAGGCTAGAcagccctttaaaaaaaaaaatcatcatgtcTTTGATTCCCAAGATATCAACCATGTCTGTTTCTGTAGTGCTGTCAAGTAAATCTGAGTTATGGATGCTCTAAAAGAAGCCAGCAAGGAGAAAATTCAGCAAGTGAAAATTAAGAGTGTTATCCATACTTcacaaaaatacactttctttTCAGGCTCTTaagctcctgccctgcaccaTGGCATGACAGTTTCTTAGAAGAGCAGGACCAGTGAATGTGGTAAACCTGTGATCATCAGAGCATGCAACTGCATGACAGATTCTTTTTACTGAGCTTTTTGCTCCTTCTGGAGCGCAGTGTCCATCATTTTCACCACAAGAGCCTTAATGTCTGGAATGCAACCTCCTAAAACTGCCAGTGCCTCAAGGTGGGTGTCGCACAGTCTGAACTCCTCTGCTGAAACCATTTTCTAGCATGTTTATGTATCATGTCTAACCTGATCAAACAGACAGAGGACAGTTGCTTGATTTACTACAGTATCCACATACTGCTCTTTAGTAGGTGACCTGGGAAGTTCTGTAAAAAGCAAATACCTCTGTCTGAGCTAGAAGGACTGGCTGGCTAGGGagctcagccacagcaggaggaaagcaaGCCTACTGAGAGAGCTTCCTCCCTCCATACATGCGAAAGGCAAGGCATCGACCGAAACCAACTGCCTGGTCAGGAGAAGCACAGTTGGCAATGTTGTCTTTGCATTTTTGCCAGCGCGAAGGGAACACAAACTGGTATTTCCAAATCTAGCCATAGGAAAATGGAGCATGTTTCTCTGAGAGTCAGTCTGCACTCACTAGCTGCACAATGAAGaaacctgtaaaaaaaaaaaaaaaaaaaagggaaatgtgggGGGGAGAGGAGCATAAAGCAAGCACTGGTGCCATAAAGGTTGTGAATGTGTGCTCTCCCTGGGTGGCACACCTCAGAATGAAACCGGGAGGATGGAGTTTTAGGCAACTACCAATCAAcgatttttaatttttttttttttttggtaacttAATTTCCAGTTTGTGAGAAGTTTGATACCATGTACTCTGCTGGAATAAacagcatttattattttccttaatcTGCCTTATTGTTTTACTTTATCTGACTTTTGATGCATGGTAAAAATACTCTTACAAACCCAGGGTGCCCTGGTCCTGCAGATTTGTCCATGGAGAGAACTTGTGAAATCCTGAAGTGTTCAACTCCCAATAGGATTTCTGAGGTCCTTCAAAGACTGAGATGCAGGATTTCCATAAAGCTGTACGAATTGCTCGGGGGGTACAAACCAGGTGCCATCGCAGCAGACAGAAATCCCCTTTGCCCAGTGCCTcttcagcaagcagaaaaaaatctacataATGACTGAGAACACTTCAGTGTACAACAACGCCCTTGGACAGAGAATGCTCTTTGGCTCCATTAACTTCTCTGTACTCATCAATGGCCAGGTCTGATTTCACTTTTGTCTTTCATATCTTGAGAAGCAGCAAATGTGGCAGCAATTTGTCACAGTCAAAGAGATACAGAGCTAAAACACAACAGTGAGACCGGAGCTCTGCAGTGCCCTGAAGACCACAATAGCCTTGGAAACTTTTTCTTCAAACTGAGCCCaaccctgagcagcagagaaatgtgtAAAATTGTCCCCATTTCACATGATCAcg containing:
- the LOC120410223 gene encoding uncharacterized protein LOC120410223 translates to MQAPDIFNFLKVRGGSWFNPLGSGPAALPQPRQHRAFASRRLRRTFSAAGAPAPRKTGTESGHRDTRDLGTGAGAWGPASTVRHGRRLQERQRRERRGEAAAMPGVQTSSSGMEGTARFDGIDDDPRAGASPWSLPPGRTGTGRTGLGALQKCRRLRLSALGARSWHRAGDWWRLPTIPGASGHIHPNRTSFPSAAASRASPESPLAVCDFWGT